A portion of the Leptospira kanakyensis genome contains these proteins:
- a CDS encoding SH3 domain-containing protein, whose translation MSGYKSLLYILVFLYVFPLFPQNHWDNYIHEKTIGSTYQIFGDNVNLRDADNLKSKVKKKLSIGSAVTILAKTNQIMEQDSVKEYWYEVKSENEIGYIWGGLIADYSFPIEDHTILCKNLGVKLGKIELKLIQGDKLLSQSKWEVGPVSNESWKHQIYPSSEFTPSPKFLFGLTYLVFSEIEYGYTNEQLITISPDKKLISQFSWNPGSCDPPSCAESWLVFPSETLNADIKTQRKITKGKKNTIQELTHSFDIEDSNFHEYYKSEYIWNGTTFQKKESQ comes from the coding sequence ATGTCGGGTTACAAGTCCTTACTCTACATTCTAGTTTTCTTATATGTTTTTCCCCTCTTCCCACAAAATCATTGGGATAATTACATTCATGAAAAAACGATAGGATCCACCTATCAGATATTTGGTGACAATGTCAACCTAAGGGATGCCGACAACCTCAAGTCAAAGGTGAAAAAGAAACTTTCGATTGGATCCGCCGTGACCATCCTCGCAAAAACGAACCAAATCATGGAACAAGATTCAGTAAAAGAATATTGGTACGAGGTAAAATCGGAAAATGAAATAGGTTATATTTGGGGAGGACTCATTGCCGATTATTCCTTTCCTATCGAAGATCATACAATCTTATGTAAAAATTTAGGAGTCAAACTCGGTAAAATCGAATTAAAACTCATCCAAGGAGACAAACTCCTCTCCCAATCCAAATGGGAGGTTGGCCCTGTCAGCAATGAAAGTTGGAAACATCAAATTTATCCATCGTCTGAGTTTACACCCAGTCCTAAATTTTTATTTGGATTAACTTACTTGGTTTTTTCCGAAATCGAATATGGTTATACCAATGAACAATTGATTACTATCTCTCCAGACAAAAAACTAATATCACAATTCTCGTGGAACCCTGGATCCTGTGATCCACCTTCCTGCGCCGAATCTTGGTTAGTTTTTCCAAGTGAAACACTAAATGCGGATATTAAAACACAAAGAAAAATTACAAAAGGAAAAAAGAATACCATCCAAGAGTTAACTCATAGTTTCGACATAGAAGACTCTAACTTCCACGAGTACTACAAATCAGAATACATTTGGAACGGAACTACCTTCCAAAAAAAGGAATCTCAATAA